A genomic segment from Verrucomicrobiaceae bacterium encodes:
- a CDS encoding sensor histidine kinase, which produces MKRFLLLLHFLTAAITAVTTHGAEPLTTTAAIRALSPEQARLGPPARLEAVVTFYHEDWGVLLIHDGHNGICVGVPHDKRPAQPYLKGERLRIEGTVSEGEFLPVVLPDQIVQLGPGTPPVYEKMSAEALFAPALDCHPVEVTAVVKGTSFQEQSLVVDLQIDGWQVRALVPQSRELRQIPWQLLERRVRVHGVAGTHFNDQRQMSGRLLFVPDLESFQIVEEPQASDTPPLATVSDLLRVHTDLRTHVRLRGQCTHLVPGRGLYLRGEGGSMFIQTAQPLQVQRGDGVEVDGYPLITHFRPSLSARDVRQLTGADTIRSALIPQPFDPSAQRNSREQCELVTLDAEFIEVIRGRESTALICRAAGQVFEAHLSLPEIIPEDYAPGTTLRLTGICELISDRPLVIPRNATGFRILLRQPADILVLARPSWWNEQHALWVLGIVGLLALMIAAWALALQFIVRRQSRMIRQHAEKQGTMEERQRIARDLHDTLEQELVGVNMLLDSTSMKMNGEKPAEATETLDLARRLLRRAREDSRSTIRELRSVTLEQRGLSAAIEELLKPLATAAGARFTVQTIGLPARLPGTMELNLLRLAQEAVSNAGKHSGAKNIDLRLQYTDSQVLLEVHDDGHGFDLHTLGADGGHFGLSGMRERAEKINGQLRLQSEPGMGTTVSVTAPRQPRSGL; this is translated from the coding sequence ATGAAACGCTTCCTCCTGCTGCTCCATTTCCTCACGGCTGCCATTACCGCAGTCACCACCCACGGCGCTGAGCCGCTCACCACGACTGCGGCCATCCGTGCCCTCAGCCCTGAGCAGGCACGACTAGGCCCACCTGCTCGGCTCGAAGCAGTCGTCACCTTTTATCATGAGGACTGGGGCGTCCTCCTCATCCATGACGGGCACAATGGCATCTGCGTCGGCGTCCCTCATGACAAACGCCCCGCTCAGCCCTATCTCAAAGGCGAGCGTCTTCGCATCGAAGGCACCGTCTCGGAGGGCGAATTCCTCCCCGTCGTCCTACCAGACCAGATCGTGCAACTCGGCCCAGGCACGCCGCCCGTTTATGAAAAAATGAGCGCAGAGGCTCTCTTCGCTCCTGCCTTGGACTGCCACCCCGTCGAAGTCACCGCCGTCGTCAAAGGCACCTCCTTCCAGGAGCAGAGCCTCGTCGTCGATCTCCAAATCGACGGCTGGCAGGTCCGTGCGCTCGTCCCCCAGAGCCGCGAGCTGCGCCAGATCCCTTGGCAGCTCCTCGAGCGACGCGTCCGCGTCCACGGCGTCGCAGGCACCCACTTCAATGACCAGCGCCAGATGTCCGGCCGCTTGCTCTTTGTGCCCGATCTAGAGTCCTTCCAGATCGTCGAGGAGCCCCAAGCCAGCGACACACCGCCCCTCGCCACCGTCAGTGACCTCCTCCGCGTCCACACCGACCTACGCACCCATGTGCGCCTCCGTGGCCAATGCACCCACCTCGTCCCAGGCCGCGGCCTCTACCTGCGGGGCGAAGGCGGCAGCATGTTCATTCAGACTGCCCAGCCCCTCCAGGTGCAGCGCGGCGATGGCGTCGAGGTCGATGGCTATCCTCTCATCACCCACTTCCGTCCCAGCCTCAGCGCACGGGATGTACGGCAGCTCACTGGCGCAGACACCATCAGAAGCGCACTCATCCCACAGCCCTTTGACCCCTCTGCCCAGCGCAACAGCCGCGAGCAATGCGAACTCGTCACCCTCGATGCCGAATTCATCGAAGTCATCCGCGGTCGTGAATCCACCGCCCTCATCTGCCGTGCGGCAGGGCAAGTCTTTGAAGCACATCTCTCCCTCCCAGAGATCATCCCAGAAGACTACGCACCAGGCACCACCCTACGCCTCACTGGAATCTGCGAGCTCATCTCAGACCGCCCATTAGTCATCCCACGGAACGCCACTGGCTTCCGCATCCTCCTACGCCAGCCAGCAGACATCCTCGTCCTCGCCAGGCCCTCTTGGTGGAATGAGCAGCATGCACTCTGGGTGCTCGGCATCGTCGGCCTCCTCGCCCTCATGATCGCCGCCTGGGCTCTCGCTCTCCAGTTCATCGTCCGTAGGCAGTCACGCATGATCCGCCAGCATGCTGAAAAACAAGGCACCATGGAGGAGCGCCAGCGCATCGCCCGCGACCTCCACGACACCCTCGAACAAGAACTCGTCGGCGTGAACATGCTCCTCGACAGCACCTCCATGAAAATGAACGGCGAAAAACCCGCCGAAGCCACTGAGACACTCGATCTCGCACGCAGGCTCCTGCGCCGTGCACGTGAGGACTCACGCTCCACCATCCGTGAGCTCCGCAGCGTCACCCTGGAGCAGCGCGGCCTCTCCGCCGCCATCGAGGAACTGCTCAAACCGCTCGCCACCGCCGCCGGAGCCCGCTTCACCGTCCAAACCATCGGTCTTCCCGCACGGCTCCCCGGCACCATGGAATTGAATCTCCTCCGCCTCGCCCAAGAAGCCGTCTCCAACGCCGGAAAACACTCCGGGGCCAAAAACATCGACCTCCGGCTCCAATACACCGACAGCCAAGTCCTCCTCGAAGTCCACGACGACGGCCACGGTTTCGACCTCCACACCCTCGGAGCCGATGGCGGCCATTTCGGCCTCAGCGGCATGCGTGAGCGTGCCGAAAAGATAAATGGACAATTGCGGCTCCAATCCGAACCGGGCATGGGGACTACCGTATCCGTCACCGCACCCCGCCAACCGCGTTCAGGCCTATGA
- a CDS encoding HPr family phosphocarrier protein, with protein sequence MSLEKTLTICNKMGMHARPAAQFVKRASKYQCDIWVEKDDEPVNGKSIMGLMMLAAGKGECIKISTDGADAEAAMADLEELVKSGFGDVE encoded by the coding sequence ATGAGCCTCGAAAAAACACTCACGATCTGCAACAAGATGGGCATGCATGCGCGTCCAGCCGCGCAGTTCGTAAAGCGAGCCAGTAAATACCAGTGCGATATCTGGGTCGAAAAAGACGATGAGCCCGTCAATGGCAAGAGCATCATGGGACTCATGATGCTCGCAGCAGGCAAAGGCGAGTGCATCAAAATCTCCACCGACGGTGCCGACGCAGAGGCCGCCATGGCTGACCTCGAAGAACTCGTCAAATCCGGCTTCGGCGACGTCGAGTGA
- the hprK gene encoding HPr(Ser) kinase/phosphatase, with product MNPIQKVRRPSHVTVGEFFQDNQEALKLKLIGQDSGFSRKISEPSVNRPGMALCGYFDYFAYKRLQVIGNSEHSYLSALLPASRADRFRQLCGWDIPCIITARGHSLEPDLVEIANSVGISVFQTSMVTMKFLNLATIKLEWAFSPRMSAHGCMVDVQGVGVLIEGESGSGKSESVIGLLQRGASLVADDVVRLRLFEDREINASAPDNLRGMIEIRGLGVLNVTALYGVGALRLSKRLDLIVSLVHNQKTEELERVGIATRTREVLGLDVPHVILPLAPGRDVAALIELAAMNYKLRAFGYNSAVDFDQKLLNNITNNQLG from the coding sequence ATGAATCCCATTCAAAAAGTCCGCCGCCCATCCCATGTGACTGTGGGCGAGTTTTTCCAGGACAATCAAGAGGCGCTGAAGCTCAAGCTCATCGGCCAGGACAGTGGTTTTTCGCGTAAAATCAGTGAGCCATCTGTCAATCGGCCCGGTATGGCGCTGTGTGGATACTTCGACTACTTCGCCTACAAGCGCCTACAAGTCATCGGTAACTCGGAGCACAGCTATCTCTCTGCTTTGCTGCCGGCCTCGCGGGCGGACCGCTTCCGCCAGCTCTGTGGCTGGGACATTCCCTGCATCATCACCGCCCGCGGGCACAGCCTGGAGCCGGATCTCGTCGAAATCGCCAATTCAGTCGGCATTTCCGTCTTCCAGACCAGCATGGTGACGATGAAGTTCCTCAATCTAGCCACCATCAAACTCGAATGGGCCTTCTCCCCACGCATGAGTGCCCACGGCTGCATGGTCGATGTACAGGGTGTCGGCGTGCTCATTGAGGGCGAGAGCGGCAGCGGGAAAAGTGAGAGCGTCATCGGCCTGCTCCAGCGCGGGGCCAGCCTCGTCGCAGACGACGTGGTGCGGCTGCGTCTCTTTGAGGACCGTGAGATCAATGCCTCTGCGCCGGATAATCTGCGCGGCATGATCGAGATCCGTGGCCTCGGTGTGCTCAATGTCACAGCTCTCTACGGCGTCGGGGCACTGCGTCTCAGCAAGCGCCTCGATCTCATCGTTAGCCTCGTTCATAACCAAAAAACCGAGGAGCTAGAGCGCGTCGGCATCGCCACCCGCACGCGGGAGGTGCTGGGGCTCGATGTGCCCCACGTCATTCTGCCGCTCGCCCCCGGTCGTGATGTCGCCGCCCTGATCGAACTCGCCGCCATGAATTACAAGCTCCGCGCCTTCGGTTACAACAGCGCGGTCGATTTTGATCAAAAATTGCTCAATAACATCACCAACAACCAATTAGGTTGA
- a CDS encoding response regulator transcription factor, translated as MPKKTRVLIVDDHFATRLGLSVPINAEKDMTVIAEAGTGGKAVALYREHRPDVVLMDYDLPDQNGVQTLSIIRNEFPDARILMLTILEGEEDIWRAVSAGARGYLTKSSECEQVLAAIRAIAAGETYFPPAIIAKIRAREKRKPLTERELEILRLLVRGHSTKEIVDMMKLSMGTIRLHISIILEKLDAFDRTNAVAIAIERGIVRVGE; from the coding sequence ATGCCCAAGAAAACCCGAGTCCTCATCGTGGACGACCATTTCGCCACACGGCTCGGCCTCAGTGTCCCCATCAATGCCGAAAAAGACATGACCGTCATCGCCGAAGCCGGCACTGGCGGCAAAGCCGTCGCCCTCTACCGCGAGCACCGCCCAGACGTCGTCCTCATGGACTACGACCTCCCGGATCAAAACGGCGTCCAGACCCTCTCCATCATCCGCAACGAGTTCCCAGATGCCCGCATCCTCATGCTCACCATCTTAGAAGGTGAAGAAGACATCTGGCGGGCCGTCAGCGCCGGAGCACGCGGCTACCTCACCAAATCCAGCGAGTGTGAGCAAGTCCTCGCCGCCATCCGCGCCATCGCCGCTGGAGAGACCTACTTCCCACCCGCCATCATCGCCAAAATCAGAGCCCGTGAAAAGCGCAAGCCCCTCACCGAGCGCGAGCTAGAAATCCTCCGCCTCCTCGTCCGTGGTCACTCCACCAAAGAGATCGTGGACATGATGAAACTCAGCATGGGCACCATCCGCCTCCACATCAGCATCATCCTGGAAAAACTCGATGCCTTCGACCGCACCAATGCCGTCGCCATCGCCATCGAGCGCGGCATCGTCCGCGTCGGCGAGTAA
- a CDS encoding DUF1549 domain-containing protein, which produces MSPLRITSALVFTLGLGTLQAASMPESQKIDQLLAAGWEKAGVKANPPASEDVLVRRLYLDIAGRIPTVEEVAAYRQSSDPQKRSKLIDTLLASDGHTSHMFNYWADILRLSDNVKGRLTAEAYEEWLKKQIKANTPYDQMVRNLLTTDGGVWDSGSIGFWQRDENKLDHLAYTVQVFLGTSIVCAQCHNHPFDKWTQMDYYHMAAFTWGMDTKGNGFNIKSEKPKQQFDKKLLASMTPKERKAYVQKMQAERKSADKTETASVSREDMQKVKQAMQDVMKPLRYTSATWQEGKTPTLPHDYHYPDGKPGEKVTAKTMFGHEAVQKDGQTTIQGFADWMANPQNPRFTTVIANRMWKKAFGIGLIEPVDEMTDSTVASNPALMDYLTELMVEKKYSLKSFLRVIYNTDAYQRAATTQEVPLGETYHFTGPILRRMSAEQIWDSLVTLSKGNVDDSVDDENVRLNQYLDDLGMFLGTIKEKGAKGLIEIASKNADKLSANQKKLDDMKAQLAAAKEKGGDTAAAAKDLARQAQQLRKETERDFLIGLLGEERAKELRQGYAAKQNKQPAKQMRPQIDPKKLASMTKEQRREFIKNYQKNSGNKDVNLATRASEQPSPARPGTFLRTFGQSDRELIQNASDDASVPQALSLLNGPVAEILGSPASKLNQDLEKAASTSQKLETLYLALLGRQPNADEKAILSQVTSERGEKAVTDVTHALITGSQFLFVQ; this is translated from the coding sequence ATGAGCCCCCTCCGCATCACCTCCGCATTGGTTTTCACTCTCGGCCTCGGCACTCTCCAGGCTGCCTCCATGCCGGAAAGCCAAAAAATCGACCAACTCCTCGCCGCAGGCTGGGAAAAGGCCGGTGTGAAGGCCAATCCGCCCGCCAGTGAGGACGTGCTCGTGCGCCGTCTCTACCTGGACATCGCGGGCCGCATCCCCACCGTCGAAGAAGTCGCTGCGTATAGGCAATCGAGCGATCCGCAGAAGCGTAGCAAGCTCATCGACACGCTGCTGGCCTCCGATGGGCACACCAGCCACATGTTTAACTACTGGGCCGACATCCTGCGCCTCTCCGACAACGTCAAAGGCCGCCTCACGGCCGAGGCCTACGAGGAGTGGCTCAAAAAGCAGATCAAAGCCAATACACCCTACGATCAGATGGTGCGTAATCTCCTCACCACCGACGGCGGCGTGTGGGATAGCGGTAGTATCGGCTTCTGGCAGCGGGATGAGAACAAGCTCGACCACCTCGCCTATACCGTGCAGGTCTTTTTGGGCACCAGCATCGTCTGTGCCCAATGCCATAACCATCCCTTCGATAAATGGACGCAGATGGACTACTACCACATGGCCGCCTTCACCTGGGGCATGGACACCAAGGGCAACGGCTTCAACATCAAATCGGAGAAGCCCAAACAGCAGTTCGACAAAAAACTCCTCGCTAGCATGACGCCCAAAGAGCGGAAGGCCTACGTGCAGAAAATGCAGGCCGAGCGCAAATCCGCCGACAAGACCGAAACTGCCAGCGTCAGCCGTGAGGACATGCAGAAAGTCAAACAAGCCATGCAGGACGTGATGAAGCCCCTGCGCTATACCAGCGCGACCTGGCAGGAGGGCAAAACGCCCACCCTTCCGCATGATTACCACTACCCAGATGGCAAGCCCGGCGAAAAAGTCACGGCCAAGACCATGTTCGGCCACGAAGCCGTGCAGAAAGACGGTCAGACCACCATTCAGGGTTTTGCCGATTGGATGGCTAATCCCCAGAACCCGCGCTTCACCACCGTCATTGCCAATCGCATGTGGAAGAAGGCTTTTGGCATTGGTTTGATCGAGCCCGTCGATGAGATGACCGATAGCACCGTCGCCAGCAATCCTGCGCTGATGGATTACCTCACAGAGCTGATGGTGGAGAAGAAATACTCGCTCAAATCCTTCCTCCGCGTGATCTACAACACCGATGCCTATCAGCGTGCCGCCACGACGCAGGAGGTGCCATTGGGTGAGACTTATCACTTCACCGGCCCCATCCTCCGCCGTATGAGCGCGGAGCAGATTTGGGACAGCCTCGTCACTCTTAGCAAAGGCAATGTCGATGACAGCGTCGATGACGAAAATGTCCGCCTGAACCAGTATCTCGACGATCTGGGCATGTTCCTCGGCACCATCAAAGAAAAAGGAGCCAAGGGGCTCATCGAAATCGCCAGCAAGAATGCCGATAAGCTCTCCGCCAACCAAAAGAAGCTCGATGACATGAAGGCCCAGCTCGCGGCTGCCAAGGAAAAAGGCGGCGATACGGCCGCCGCTGCTAAAGATCTCGCTCGCCAAGCCCAGCAGCTCCGTAAAGAAACCGAGCGTGATTTCCTCATCGGACTCCTCGGTGAAGAGCGTGCCAAAGAGCTACGCCAAGGCTACGCGGCCAAACAAAACAAACAGCCCGCCAAGCAGATGCGCCCGCAGATCGACCCCAAAAAGCTCGCGAGCATGACCAAAGAGCAGCGCCGTGAATTCATCAAAAACTACCAGAAAAACAGTGGCAACAAAGACGTGAACCTTGCTACCCGCGCCAGTGAGCAGCCCAGCCCAGCTCGTCCTGGCACCTTCCTGCGCACCTTTGGTCAAAGTGACCGCGAACTCATCCAAAATGCCTCCGATGACGCCTCCGTGCCGCAGGCTCTCAGCTTGCTCAATGGCCCTGTGGCCGAAATCCTCGGCAGTCCGGCTTCCAAGCTCAATCAAGACCTCGAAAAAGCAGCGAGCACCTCACAGAAGCTCGAAACGCTCTATCTCGCCCTCCTCGGTCGTCAGCCAAACGCCGATGAAAAAGCCATCCTCAGCCAAGTCACCTCCGAGCGTGGCGAAAAAGCCGTCACCGACGTGACGCATGCGCTGATCACCGGCAGCCAATTCCTCTTCGTTCAGTGA